ATTGTTGTTAATTTGATATCGTAATCAAAGAAGACTAAAACAAAAAAGGCTACATCTAAGTAGCCTTTTTTGTTTTAAAATATATTAACTATCAATAACAACCAACCTGTCACTAAAAGTAAACCACCAATAGGTGTGATAGGACCTAAAAATTTTAATTTTTTACCTTTAGCATCAGATAAAATTAAACCGTAAATACTAAACGAAAACAGTAGTATTCCAATAACAAAACACCAATAAATAGCAGCAGTCATTGGTCCTTGACCATAGCCAATAGCTAATAAAACAATAGCGTGATACATTTGGTATTTAACGCCAACTTCAAAACTATGTAATTGATCAGTGGTTAAAATCTTTTTTAAAGCATGTGCTCCAAATGCTCCAAAAATAACAGATAGCATACCAAATACAGCACCTGTTGCAATTAATATTTGTGAAGTCATAATTTATAATGTTAGATTATTGTTTTTTATAAACGACAGGAATAATTTCGCCTTTTGCTAAGCAGTATTTTTCTATCGCTTTCGCGGAAAGTTTGCCAGTATAATCTACTTCATTCACCATAAAACCAATGTCTCTAAGTTTATTAAAGTAGTCGTATCCATAGACACGTACATGGTCGTATTGGCCAAAAATTTCAGCACGTTCTTTTTTATCAGTAATGGTATTGTCTTCAAAAGTAGTTTGTCTAGTCAAATCCTGCGGAATTTGAAATATGCCATAACCACCAGGTTTCATAACACGATATAACTCTTGCATAGCCTTAGTGTCATCCGGAATATGTTCTAGCACATGGTTGCATAAAATAATGTCATAACTGTTATCCTCAAACGGAAGATTACAAATGTCTGCTTTAACATCTGCAATTGGAGATAATAAATCTGTTGTTGTATAATCAATATTGTCTAAGGCTCTAAAACGTTTTAAAAAACATTGCTCTGGTGCAAAATGTAGTACCTTTTTTTGATTTGTAAAAAAATCGGTTTCGTTTTGTAAGTATAACCATAATAACCTATGACGCTCTAAACTTAGGGTAGAAGGAGACAAGACATTATTGCGTTGTGTACCATAACCATATGGTAAAAAGCTTTTAAAGCTTTTGCCATCAATTGGGTCTGTAAACGTATCTCCTTTTAAAAAAAAAGCTAGAATAGGACGTACTACGTAACTAAGCCTTATTAGTAAAGGTCTAGGTATTAGATTTAATATAAGTTTAAATAGTTTTTTCAAAGGACTTAAGCTTCAACTGCTGCGTGTGCTGTTATTAAGTTGTAAATACCATCCCATAACTTAATACGATAGTTTAATGCTTGTTTAGAAACGTCTAAAACATCGTCCCATTTATTGGCATCATTAGAACAAAGTTCTTCAATCATTTTTAAAGATAAAGGACCATGCTCATCACCATCTAACTCGATATGACGATTTAAATAATAGGTAAGTTTGTTAAAGCTATTTTGATCGGCTTTAGATTGATTTATAATCTGAAAAAACATGTCAGGTATAACATCTTCACGACCAAAAGTAAACGCTGCAGCTATTTTATGTGCTTGATTTGTTTTAATTATTTCAAATGTAAACTTTACAAACGCTAAAGTTTCAGGATTTAACTGCACTGTTTTTAAAGCTTCGTCAATTGAAAATCCACTTTGTAATTGCGCCATTAAATAATCAATTTGAATAGTATTAGCTCCAACTTGTTGCATCGCTTCTAGATACATTTCAAAGTGGCTTTTTGCTTGGCCTAACTCATTTATATCACTTTCTTCACCTAAAACTATTTCATTTATAAATCTAGCAATGGATGGATTTGCAACAGGAATCCAAGGTAAAGTTGTTGTAGTTAATTGATTTTGAAGCGCTTTTAATAACGACATAAAATCCCAAACAGCAAACACATGTTGTTCCATAAACACCTTAATATCCTCAATGTTTGATAAAACAGAATATAATTTGTGGGTATTTAATGCTTGTCTTAAAGGCTGAAGCTGATCTTCTAAATAACTAATGGACATCATTTTAAATTATAGAACTAAAGGGTTTTGTCTAAATTCATCTTCTTCGTTACTAACAATACCTAAAGCATCATAAATATAGGCAAAGGTTGATAACAACTCAGGTTTACCATCTACGATAGCAACATCATGCTCAAAATGCGCACTTGGTTTACCATCTAATGTGGTAATTGTCCAACCATCTCTATGTTGTTTAATACGTTGCGTGCCAAGGTTAATCATAGGCTCAATAGCCACAACCATACCTTCTATAAATTTTTTACCACGACCACGTTTACCGTAGTTTGGCATTTCTGGATCTTCATGCATTTTAGTTCCTAAACCATGACCTACCAATTCACGTACAACGCCATAGCCATGATCTTCGCAATATTTTTGAATGGCATAACCAACATCTCCAACGCGATTACCAACTTTTAATTCTTTAATACCAACGTATAAAGACTCTTTAGTCACTTGTAGTAATTTTTCGGTTTCAGGATCAATGTCACCTACAGCAAAAGTATAGGCGTGATCACCATAGTAACCATTTAAAATTGAACCACAATCTATAGATATAATGTCTCCATTTTCTAAAGGCGTATTATTAGGAATACCATGCACCACTTGAGAGTTTGGACTCATACATAAGGTGTTAGGAAAATCGTATAATCCTAAAAATCCTGGAACAGCACCTAAATCTCTGATGTGCTCTTCAGCAATTTTATCTAATTGTAAAGTGGTAACACCTGGTTTTACTGCTTTAGCAACTTCACCTAATGTTTTAGAAACAACTAATGCAGCTGCGCGCATTAATTCTATTTCTTCTTTTGTTTTTACTATAATCATGGTTAAAAAAAATATGTGCAAATATAATTAAAATAAACTGCTTATTTTATTTTGAAGACATGACATTTAGCAGGTTTTAAAGTATTTTGATGTATTATTTTTGTACTCTAAATTTTAAAATTATGTTTACATCAGTCACAGCAGAAGACGCTGTAAAAGTTATAAAATCTAATGATCGTGTTTATATTCAGGCTGCAGCTGCTGCACCTCAGTCGTTAATTCAGGCGATGACTAAAAGGCATGAAGAGTTAAGGCATGTAGAGGTTTGTCACTTACATACCGAAGGAGAAGCACCTTACGCTAACCCAGAATTAAAAGACAGTTTTCATGTTAATTCTTTTTTTATAGGAAAAAATGTGAGACATACCTTAAGAGCAGGAAATGGATCTTATACGCCTGTTTTTTTAAGTGAATTACCTGTTTTGTTTAAAAGAAACATTATTAATTTGGATGTGGCTTTTATACACGTATCTGTACCAGACAAACATGGGTATTGCTCTTTAGGTGTTTCTGTTGAAGCTACTTTAGCAGCAATTGATAATGCAACAACAGTTATTGCTCAAGTAAATAAATTTATGCCAAGAACACATGGAGCAGGAATTATACATGTGTCAGAAATTGATACGTTTGTTGAAAGTCATCAACCTTTACCTGGACATGACATGGTGTTACCAAATGCTATAGAAAATACTATAGGTGATTATGTGGCTAATTTAATCGAAGACAGAAGCACTTTACAAATGGGAATAGGATCTATACCAAATGCTGTGTTGACTAGATTAACAAACCATAAAGATTTAGGGTTGCATACCGAAATGTTTTCGGATGGTGTAATTGACTTAATTTTAAAAAATGTAATAAACGGAAACTACAAAGCTATTAATAGAGGTCGTGCTTTATCTACCTTTTTAGTTGGATCACAACGTTTGTATGATTATGTTGACGATAATCCTTTTGTAGAAATGAGAGCATCAAACTATACTAATGATGTGTCCATTATTAAACAAAATCCTAAAATGGTAGCTATTAATAGTGCAATTGAAGTTGATGTTACAGGTCAAGTTTGTGCAGATAGTATTGGTGCACATATGTATTCTGGAGTAGGAGGGCAAATGGACTTTATTAGAGGTGCATCTTTAAGTGATGGCGGAAAAGCAATTATAGCACTACCATCGGTTACTAAAAATGGAATTAGCAGAATTGTCCCTACATTAAAACCTGGAGCAGGCGTAGTTACAACACGATCGCATGTGCATTATGTAGTTACAGAATATGGTGTTGCTAATTTATATGGAAAAACCATAAAAGAACGTGTCAAAGCATTAGTTAATATTGCACATCCAGATCATAGAGAACTGATTGATAGGCAATATTTTGATTTAATAAAGTATTAAAATTTAAACCAACTTTTTTTCTTTGGTTTAGGTATTTGGGGAGTGTCGTTAGTTAACATCTGATAGATTTCTCCCCAACCTAATATACCACCAATATTACGGTCGTCTATAAATAGGTCTGCGTGGATTTTTCTACTTACTTCATTGTTAAAGGTTTCTTCAGGAAAACTTTGGTTTACAGCATAAAACGTGATTCCATTTTCTTCGCAATAAGCAACAGCTTCGTCAAGTTTTTTTCCGTGTCTGTAAGTCCATAAAATTAAGCGATGACCATCAGCTTGCAGGCGTTTTAAGGTTTCAAAAGCAAAAAGACGTTCTTGTCCAATACCTGGATATGCGTCTTCTACTATGGTTCCGTCAAAATCTACTGCAATTATAAGTCCTTTGGAAAGCTTCATTTAATATAAAAATTGAATCCAAAAATACAATAATTATTGATAAAGTAAAGGGTAATCTTAATAGTGGTACTTCAATTAGAATGAAACTCAAAATTAATTATAACGGAGTTCTCGATACACTTTTTTCGTGCCTCAAAAAGCACTCGAACTGACGTATGAGCAAAATAAGGTGTATTATAAATCGAGGTGTTTTTTAGCTCTCCTCTTGTTTTAAGAGGAGAATGAATTTTATTTCACTTTAAAACAAATAAAAAGAAAGAGGTGTTAAGTAATACTAAAACATTATAAATGTTTGATTTAGTTTTAATTTTTGAAACAAAAAAACGTCCTATCAATTATAATAGAACGTTTATTGAGATTTAATATTGAATTTTTGCTACACTAAACTATGACAAGTCATTGCTTTTGGTTGTTCTACACCCATTAATTTTAAAATGGTTGGAGCCATATCACCTAAAACACCATCTTTAATTGTTTTTAATTCTTTATCAATTAAAATAAGTGGCACTGGATTAGTGGTATGTGCTGTATTTGGTGATCCATCAGGATTAATCATTGTTTCGCAATTACCATGATCTGCTATTAGTAACGTTGTGTAGCCATGCGCTAAAGCAGTAGTCACCACTTTTTCTACACATTTGTCCACAACCTCACAAGCTTGTATTGCAGCAGGCATAGAGCCTGTATGACCTACCATATCACCATTTGCAAAATTTAAGCAAACAAAATCCGTAGTTTCTTTTTCTAATTCTGGGACTAAAGCATCTGTTAACTCAAACGCAGACATTTCTGGTTTTAAGTCATAAGTTGCAACTTTAGGCGAATTTTTTAAGATGCGACTTTCTCCTTTAAAAGGCGTTTCTTGTCCTCCAGAAAAGAAAAATGTTACGTGAGGATATTTTTCAGTTTCGGCAATTCTTATTTGTGTTTTATTGTGTTTTTCTAATACTTCACCTAAGGTTTCAGTAATATTATCTTTATCAAACACCACATTAATTCCTGTAAAAGCATCACCATAATTTGTCATTGTCACGTAGTACAATTTCAATTTATGCATGTTCTGCTCATGATGGTCATTTTGATATAACGCATCTGTTAGTTCGCGTCCACGATCTGTTCTAAAATTAAAAAAGATAACAACATCGTCTTCTTTAATGGTAGTTAACGGAAGCCCTTTAGCATTTGATTTTATGATTGGTTTAATAAATTCGTCTGTAATATCTGCATCATAATTATGCTGCACACTTTGTGGTAAGTTATTTGATATTTCTCCTGTACCATTAACTAAAGCATCGTATGCTAATTTAATGCGTTCCCAACGATTATCACGGTCCATTGCATAGTAACGACCTGTTAAACTAGCAAGTTTTGTATTAGTGTTTAGAGTGAAATCTTCGATGTCTTGAACAAACCCTTTTCCTGATTTTGGATCTACATCACGACCATCTGTAAAGGCATGAATATAAGTGTTTTTTACACCAGAAGCTTCTGCTGCAGTAATAAGTCCTTTTAAATGATTAATGTGAGAGTGGACTCCACCATCACTTAATAACCCTAATAAATGAACATTTTTATTTTCCGCTTTAGCGTAATTAAAAGCGTTAATTAAGACGCGTTCTTGTGCTAATGTATTATTATCAATTGCTAAGTTAATTTTAGCTAAATCTTGGTAGACTATGCGTCCTGCACCTAAATTCATATGACCAACTTCGCTGTTACCCATTTGACCTTCTGGTAAGCCAACATGTAATCCGTCTGTGCGTAATTGCGCATTTGGGTAATTGTGATATAAACTATCTATAAAAGGTGTGTTAGCATTATCTATTGCAGAGACTTTTGGGTCAGGAGATTTACCCCAACCATCTAAAATCATTAAGATTACTTTTTTGTTCATTTTATTAGATTTTGTTTATACAAATATAAAAACAAAAGTCCTGCAATTGCAGGACTTTAAGGCTTATTTACTATATCGTTTTAGTTAAGACTATACTTTTTAATAGACGCTCTAATATGTTCAATGCGGTTGTCTGGGTCAGGATGTGTGCTTTGCATCTCTGGTTGTCTGTTAGGTCCTGCAGCACGTTTTAAAATTTCCATTACATCTATCATTTCTTCTGGATTATAGCCTGCACGAAGCATAAAACGTACACCTAAATCATCGCTTTCTAACTCATCATCACGACCATTGGTTAGTAATTTTGTCATTCCGTACTGTTGTATAAATCCTCCAGCATCAGCACCTACAGATCCAGCAGTTGATAGACCTTGCCAAAGCTCAGAATTTGCAATACGTTCTGCGCTATGTTTTCCTAGTACGTGACCAATTTCGTGACCTAAAACGCCAGCTAATTGGTCCTCGTTTTCTAATTGAGAAAATAAGGCGTATGTGATAAATATTTGTCCTCCTGGTAATGCGAATGCATTAATGGTATTTGGATCTGCTAGTAAGTGAAATTCATATTTATAAGGTGTGTCCTTAGCAATACTGTTGTTAACTAGCTTGTTTCCAACATTGTCTACTAAAGCTTGATAGTTTTCATTGGCATATAAACCACCATGTTGAGCAGCCATTTGATCGCGACTTTGTAATCCCATTTGGATTTCTTGATCTGGTGTCATGGATATGGCTTGTTTTTTTCCTGTGTAAGGATTTATTTCTTGTTGACTGCAATATTTAAAACCGAAAAAAGCAGCAATACATAAGCCAATTAATAGTCGTCCTTTTAAGTTTCCTCTCATTATATCAATGTGTTAATGCTACAATTTACAAAAGTTCTGGGTTAATATCTAAAATATTTTGAGAGATGTATTTGTTGATGAAATCTGCTGTAAATGAATCGATTCCGGATAATCCTTCAGTTTTTAATATTTCTGTGATATTTAAGTTTTTGTATGCTTTTAAATATGGAGTTGAAAGTGCCTTGTAGCTAAAGTGCCAAGGTTCGTATTTGAAGCCTTTACGATTAGCATTGTCAGTATATACTACATAAAAACCGTAAGTAGAAGCGTTAGTATCCATCCATTCTTTTAGCTTACAATATGGACCATTGTTATGATAGTTTTTAGGCAACAAAACATTGTTTGGCTGCTTAACATTGGTTTGGTAAATATCAATATCTGTTCCCCAATGATGACGTGATGTCCCAGGAATTGTAGAGTATTCTATTATTTTTTTGATATTATCATGACTAGATAATCCTTTTGCTTTATTGCTTTTAAATTTGCGTTCCCAAATGCGTTTTTGATGCGCAAAACTTCTGTAACTTGAAACTGTACCAATACTAATTCCGTCTTTTAAAGCTGCAGCTTGCATTTTTTTAAAGGCTAAATGGGCTTCTTCTCTTAGATTATATCCGTTTCCAAATAATTGAGGGTTACCTTTTCCTATTAATTCTTGTTCAGAAATACTAGATTGATTAAATGCAAGTTGTGGTAGTGTAGCTATTGAAATTACAATAAATACTATAAAGTTTAATAGTGTGTTTTTTTTCATTTTATAGATTTGTGCATGACGTAATGTGGTCCAACTTTTGGGATGTCAAAAATTTCTCCAATAGTTTCAAAACCATTGTTTTTATAAAAATTTAAAGCTTTAATTCTGGCATTAAACCATAGTCTATCAATTTTCTTAGTTTGTAAAAACTGAACGCCATAATTTAGTAGCTGTTTGCCAAAATGCTTGCCTTGATAGTTTTCTAAAACACCCATAGCGCGCAGTCTGTATTGTGTTTTATCATTAAATAAAGGAGAGCAATCCGCAACAAATGTGCTTACAGCAACTAAATTGTTTTTGTAATACAATCCAAAATGATATGTGTTTTCTAAATCATCTTGCTGAATATAACAGGCTTCAATAGGTTTTCCGTGTCTTAGTACAGCATGTCTAATAGGTATGGTTGCTTTACCAGAAATTTGTTTTATAATTATATCGGTATTTATAATCTGATTTAAGTTAGGTTGCATATCGTTAAGTCTATTAATCTTGTGAAAGTCACATGTCAAAATTAACTAATTTTGACTTAAATTATAGCTATGGCTTTTTGCTTTACAGAATTAAAAACTCAAGCATTATAAAAAAACACCCTTTGCATAAATTCATTATGGCAAAGGGTATTAGTTTTATTGTATAATACTTCTAGATTTTAATAAGTTATATAAATATATCCTGAATAACTCTTGTTGTCATCGGTAAGTTTTAATACGTAAAAATAAGTGCCCACAGGTAATTTTTCGCCTTGATTACCAACTACAGTTTTATTAGATACGCCATTAAAGGTATTATCGTAATTTTCGGTTTCGTAGACAATTCTTCCCCAACGGTTAAAAATTTGTAGATTATTTTTAAATAACTCGACACCTTCTATTATAAAGTTTTCATTTAATCCATCATTATTTGGACTTATACCATTGTAGACCGTTAGTCCATCGCTACCAATTAAGGCTCCAAAAGTTATAATTTCATAATCTTCAGGAGTAAAAACAAATGAATTTATAGTACCATTATTAAGGGTTCCAGTTGTTGCGGAATTACCAAGGTCTAGCCATCTGTTTTCAGTCTTACTCCAACCAACAACTCTTAAATTTATAAGATCCGTAACTAAGTTGTTTATTTGGCTTTCTTGGTCCCAAGTTAATGTGATATAAGTTGCTGTACGTCCATTAAAGTCCCAAAATTCTTCAGTACTGACAGCATTTATAATTCCCTCAGAATTGTTTGTGTCAAAGGTGTTGCTGAAAGTAGAAGGGAAGTTAGGGTCTTCATTAAAATAAGCTGCAGTAAATTTTTCTAATGCTAATTGAGACGGAGTAATTAACGGTCTAAGTTTATCATCTTGTCCTATAGGAAAGTTGAAGGCTTCAGTGCTAATTACTGTAGCATAACCGTCGACATGTCTTAGGTCATCTTCTAGTGTATAAATGGCATTGTCAAAGTATTCAAGCGAAACTTCTGGAGTTTCACGTGGTGTAATAATGTCTCCAATTAAATAGTCTAAGCCATTTGTTACTTGTGTACTAATCTCTAAAAATAAATGATTGTCAACCGCAACTTCCATATCATAAAACCTTGGAATGCTAGTTCCTGAAATGGTTAACGGATTGTCTTCGTTGTAAAATCCAGCAACTCCTAAGTTTTCATTAAATGCGCCATCATTTTCTAGATTAGTATGAAATCCAATTTCTCCTTGGTTGTGTATTTGAACGTTTCCAAAATTGTGAAATGCAGTTTGTGTATTTCCATTTTGAGAAAATAAAATCGCTAACACTATTATAATGTGATGTAACTTATTCATATGCTGTGAAGATTACAAGTATGTTTTCAGTTCTATTATCTACATTTACAGTAAACCCAGTAGGATTAAATGAAACAAAACTAGCTGAAGTTAGTCCTAAATTATCTCCGTTATTATTAGAGTACCTTATTCCAATACAATGAGAACTTGAAGCGTAACGAGAGATATCGTTAATTGAAGAACCACTACCTCCAACATATATAACTTGTTGCGTCGTACCTCTAACATATCCCGTCATAGATCCAAAAGAATTATTAAATCCATTATTGTTATTTCCTAAGCCATTATCAGCATTTATATTTTCACTTTCTACATTAGGATATGCTTGAAAGCTAATTTGAGAAGGTTGAAAAGGAAGACCAGTGATTGTTTGATTTCCTGTTGCAGAGATTATAAAATGTCCAATATATGTACCTGAAGGACCAACAGGACCTTGTGGACCAGTTGCACCATCAGCACCATCAGTTCCTGGAATACCCTGAGGACCTTGTGGACCAGTTGCACCATCTACACCATCAACCCCTGGAGCACCTTGAGGTCCTTCAGGTCCTGATGTTACAGGTATATTGATTGTTCCTCCACCATTACTAAGAGTGACATCCTGTCCACTAATAGATAATGTTTGAATTTCATTAGTTGCATCAATGTCTTCATCAGCAGTAATATGATCCGCTATTGCAGTTTCATTAGCAGTAATTGCTGTGTCTTGAGTTATTTGTTCAGCTTCTAAAGTATCAATACTATCTGTGTTGGTTGTAATGTTTGCAGTATTGTCAGCTATAGTTGTGTTTTGAGTAATCTGTTCAGCTTCAATAGCATCAATATCATCAGCGTTTTCTGTGATTTGAGATTGTAAAGCGGTATCATCAAAAGGAGTAACGCTTAAATCAAAGTCATTACCATTAGCCGTAATAGCAACAGAACCATCAGTAGATTCTACTGTTTGAATTTCATTAGTTGCATCAGTGTCTTCATCAGCAGTAATGTGATCCGCAATTGCAGTTTCATTAGCAGTAATTGCTGTGTCTTGAGTTATTTGTTCAGTTTCTAAAGCATCAATATCATCAGCATTTTCTGAGATTTGAGATTGCAATGCAGCATCATCAAAAGGAGTAACACTTAAATCAAAGTCATTACCATTAGCAGTAACAGCAACAGAACCATCAGTTGATTCTACAGTTTGAATTTCATTAGTTGCATCAATGTCTTCATCAGCAGTAATATGATCCGCTATTGCAGTTTCATTAGCAGTAATTGCTGTGTTTTGCGTTATTTGTTCAGTTTCTAAAGCATCAATACTTTCTGTGTTAGTTGTAATGTTTGCAGTATTGTCAGCTATAGTTGTGTTTTGAGTAATCTGTTCTGCTTCAATTGCATCAATATCATCAGCGTTTTCTGTGATTTGAGATTGTAAAGCGGTATCATCAAAAGGAGTTACGCTTAAATCAAAGTCATTACCATTAGCAGTAACAGCAACAGAGCCATCAGTCGATTCTACTGTTTGAATTTCATTAGTTGCATCAGTATCTTCATCAGCAGTAATATGATCCGCT
The genomic region above belongs to Olleya sp. Hel_I_94 and contains:
- a CDS encoding DUF423 domain-containing protein, with the translated sequence MTSQILIATGAVFGMLSVIFGAFGAHALKKILTTDQLHSFEVGVKYQMYHAIVLLAIGYGQGPMTAAIYWCFVIGILLFSFSIYGLILSDAKGKKLKFLGPITPIGGLLLVTGWLLLIVNIF
- a CDS encoding class I SAM-dependent methyltransferase, with translation MKKLFKLILNLIPRPLLIRLSYVVRPILAFFLKGDTFTDPIDGKSFKSFLPYGYGTQRNNVLSPSTLSLERHRLLWLYLQNETDFFTNQKKVLHFAPEQCFLKRFRALDNIDYTTTDLLSPIADVKADICNLPFEDNSYDIILCNHVLEHIPDDTKAMQELYRVMKPGGYGIFQIPQDLTRQTTFEDNTITDKKERAEIFGQYDHVRVYGYDYFNKLRDIGFMVNEVDYTGKLSAKAIEKYCLAKGEIIPVVYKKQ
- a CDS encoding DUF3050 domain-containing protein, coding for MMSISYLEDQLQPLRQALNTHKLYSVLSNIEDIKVFMEQHVFAVWDFMSLLKALQNQLTTTTLPWIPVANPSIARFINEIVLGEESDINELGQAKSHFEMYLEAMQQVGANTIQIDYLMAQLQSGFSIDEALKTVQLNPETLAFVKFTFEIIKTNQAHKIAAAFTFGREDVIPDMFFQIINQSKADQNSFNKLTYYLNRHIELDGDEHGPLSLKMIEELCSNDANKWDDVLDVSKQALNYRIKLWDGIYNLITAHAAVEA
- the map gene encoding type I methionyl aminopeptidase; the encoded protein is MIIVKTKEEIELMRAAALVVSKTLGEVAKAVKPGVTTLQLDKIAEEHIRDLGAVPGFLGLYDFPNTLCMSPNSQVVHGIPNNTPLENGDIISIDCGSILNGYYGDHAYTFAVGDIDPETEKLLQVTKESLYVGIKELKVGNRVGDVGYAIQKYCEDHGYGVVRELVGHGLGTKMHEDPEMPNYGKRGRGKKFIEGMVVAIEPMINLGTQRIKQHRDGWTITTLDGKPSAHFEHDVAIVDGKPELLSTFAYIYDALGIVSNEEDEFRQNPLVL
- a CDS encoding acetyl-CoA hydrolase/transferase family protein; its protein translation is MFTSVTAEDAVKVIKSNDRVYIQAAAAAPQSLIQAMTKRHEELRHVEVCHLHTEGEAPYANPELKDSFHVNSFFIGKNVRHTLRAGNGSYTPVFLSELPVLFKRNIINLDVAFIHVSVPDKHGYCSLGVSVEATLAAIDNATTVIAQVNKFMPRTHGAGIIHVSEIDTFVESHQPLPGHDMVLPNAIENTIGDYVANLIEDRSTLQMGIGSIPNAVLTRLTNHKDLGLHTEMFSDGVIDLILKNVINGNYKAINRGRALSTFLVGSQRLYDYVDDNPFVEMRASNYTNDVSIIKQNPKMVAINSAIEVDVTGQVCADSIGAHMYSGVGGQMDFIRGASLSDGGKAIIALPSVTKNGISRIVPTLKPGAGVVTTRSHVHYVVTEYGVANLYGKTIKERVKALVNIAHPDHRELIDRQYFDLIKY
- a CDS encoding BT0820 family HAD-type phosphatase, giving the protein MKLSKGLIIAVDFDGTIVEDAYPGIGQERLFAFETLKRLQADGHRLILWTYRHGKKLDEAVAYCEENGITFYAVNQSFPEETFNNEVSRKIHADLFIDDRNIGGILGWGEIYQMLTNDTPQIPKPKKKSWFKF
- the gpmI gene encoding 2,3-bisphosphoglycerate-independent phosphoglycerate mutase, yielding MNKKVILMILDGWGKSPDPKVSAIDNANTPFIDSLYHNYPNAQLRTDGLHVGLPEGQMGNSEVGHMNLGAGRIVYQDLAKINLAIDNNTLAQERVLINAFNYAKAENKNVHLLGLLSDGGVHSHINHLKGLITAAEASGVKNTYIHAFTDGRDVDPKSGKGFVQDIEDFTLNTNTKLASLTGRYYAMDRDNRWERIKLAYDALVNGTGEISNNLPQSVQHNYDADITDEFIKPIIKSNAKGLPLTTIKEDDVVIFFNFRTDRGRELTDALYQNDHHEQNMHKLKLYYVTMTNYGDAFTGINVVFDKDNITETLGEVLEKHNKTQIRIAETEKYPHVTFFFSGGQETPFKGESRILKNSPKVATYDLKPEMSAFELTDALVPELEKETTDFVCLNFANGDMVGHTGSMPAAIQACEVVDKCVEKVVTTALAHGYTTLLIADHGNCETMINPDGSPNTAHTTNPVPLILIDKELKTIKDGVLGDMAPTILKLMGVEQPKAMTCHSLV
- a CDS encoding M48 family metalloprotease, translating into MMRGNLKGRLLIGLCIAAFFGFKYCSQQEINPYTGKKQAISMTPDQEIQMGLQSRDQMAAQHGGLYANENYQALVDNVGNKLVNNSIAKDTPYKYEFHLLADPNTINAFALPGGQIFITYALFSQLENEDQLAGVLGHEIGHVLGKHSAERIANSELWQGLSTAGSVGADAGGFIQQYGMTKLLTNGRDDELESDDLGVRFMLRAGYNPEEMIDVMEILKRAAGPNRQPEMQSTHPDPDNRIEHIRASIKKYSLN
- a CDS encoding M15 family metallopeptidase, with translation MKKNTLLNFIVFIVISIATLPQLAFNQSSISEQELIGKGNPQLFGNGYNLREEAHLAFKKMQAAALKDGISIGTVSSYRSFAHQKRIWERKFKSNKAKGLSSHDNIKKIIEYSTIPGTSRHHWGTDIDIYQTNVKQPNNVLLPKNYHNNGPYCKLKEWMDTNASTYGFYVVYTDNANRKGFKYEPWHFSYKALSTPYLKAYKNLNITEILKTEGLSGIDSFTADFINKYISQNILDINPELL
- a CDS encoding GNAT family N-acetyltransferase, whose protein sequence is MQPNLNQIINTDIIIKQISGKATIPIRHAVLRHGKPIEACYIQQDDLENTYHFGLYYKNNLVAVSTFVADCSPLFNDKTQYRLRAMGVLENYQGKHFGKQLLNYGVQFLQTKKIDRLWFNARIKALNFYKNNGFETIGEIFDIPKVGPHYVMHKSIK
- a CDS encoding gliding motility-associated C-terminal domain-containing protein gives rise to the protein MNKLHHIIIVLAILFSQNGNTQTAFHNFGNVQIHNQGEIGFHTNLENDGAFNENLGVAGFYNEDNPLTISGTSIPRFYDMEVAVDNHLFLEISTQVTNGLDYLIGDIITPRETPEVSLEYFDNAIYTLEDDLRHVDGYATVISTEAFNFPIGQDDKLRPLITPSQLALEKFTAAYFNEDPNFPSTFSNTFDTNNSEGIINAVSTEEFWDFNGRTATYITLTWDQESQINNLVTDLINLRVVGWSKTENRWLDLGNSATTGTLNNGTINSFVFTPEDYEIITFGALIGSDGLTVYNGISPNNDGLNENFIIEGVELFKNNLQIFNRWGRIVYETENYDNTFNGVSNKTVVGNQGEKLPVGTYFYVLKLTDDNKSYSGYIYITY